The nucleotide window tcggatatttccggatatttttcggatatttcggatattttcggatattttggatattttcggatattcggaaatccgaaaaaaataaaaattaaattctcggatatttcggatatccaaaatatccgaaaaatttaaaatcactatccgaatccgaatctgaaaaattcggatatccgaatttcggatatccaaaatttcggatatccaaatttttggatatttcggattcggatatcggatatttcggatcggattttcggatacggatattTTTAACACCCCTATTACCATATAAGTGGCATCTACCATCAAACCTTACCCACCCACTGCTATCCGAGATGCATGCCGGGCAAATGGTACCCAAGTGGTGTCCTTTGTACGGTCACAACTCTAGAACTACAAAATTAAGCTAAACTTGATATCAATTGGGCAAATAGGGAGAGTCTTAATAGGTTTCCTTGTGATAAATGTTAAGTAATGTTTACATAAAAATAAGTATCCATAAATAACAGACCTCTTGATAGGTTTCCTTATGATAAATGTTAAGTAATGTTTACATAAAAATAAGTATCCAAAAATAACCCAACTAATACAACTTACTACATCCATCTAAATAAGACATTGAGAACTTTGAACTTAATCTGAAGTGGTGGGTTCAATCGGTAAAACGATTAGAATTAAGGTGTTGCTCCCCTTAAAGTTAAGGATTCATGTCCCGTCGAAAACAGATTTGGTGTAATTTAAAccattcaaaaaaataaataaaaaattaactaGTGTCAAAACAACCAAATAGCAAGAAGAAACCTAGTGGTAGGAGACTTGGGTTTTCCAatggagactcaagttcaattctcaCTTGTGTCATATTACGGTGGATATAGGCAATGAAAGATTTGGACTAGGCCTTGTGTGAGATTGTCAGTTCGATTCCCGAGCCTAATCGGGTTTTCGTCCCACCATGTGCTACGCCAAAGAGTTAtgctcttgtggtggcacaacgaCTGTTATGTGGCAGCCAGCAGTATGATTTCCCGGAGGAACGGCCAAAAAAGCCAAACTTTGAAGCTAGTGTGGGCCTGATTAAGACAATATAGCCTGACCAAAGTAGAGCAATACGAGGCTCTCTCATTTGGAGAGTATGATAACCTTATACATGAAGTTCAACGTTAAAAAAAAGCCAACATAAAAAGAAATATAGTTTGATAAAACTCATACGAATCAACATCATAAAGGCTCAACACAAATTAACCTAAAGATCATGATCCAGTTGCGACCTTTTGGTTTAGATTATAGGTGATAATCATTACCCTATGTCATGTTGTCCTTGGAACCTAAcgtgcatgaataaacaaagcAAGAATGTGAATAACACTTGGTTGGACCTGGTCTCCACCCGGGCCAAACGCTATGAATCTCGCTAGAAATTGGAAACCGGTGGTTGAGACTTTCAAGAAACGACTCTCCTTATGGAAAGCCAACACGTTGTCGTATGGTGGGCGCCTCATACTAATCAAGTCGGTCCTCAATTCCCTTCCAACGTATTATTTTTCGTTGTTTCGGGCCCCATTGCAAGTCATTAAAGAGTTGGAACATTTACGTAGAGAATTTCTTTGGGGGGCGACCCCGGATAATAAAAAAACCACTTGGGTCGCGTGGAATGATATCATGGCTCCTAAGGAGTTTGGTGGTATTGGGATTAGGTCGCTTAGAGAAACAAACGTCGCCATGCTAGGGAAATGGTGGTGGCATTTTAAAGTGGAAAAACAGTATTTGGAGGAAAGTTATTTGGAGCATTCATCACACCGCAAGGTCGTGGAGTGGCATTCCAGCAAAAATGTCCCTACCGGGTCCGTGGAAGTAAGTAGCTCGTATAGCGCAGGATGTATTAGATTGGGGAGTCAATTTGGAGAGGGTTTTTCGGGGTGTGCTGGGGAATGGCCAAGAGATTATGTTCTGGAAAGATTGTTGGTTGGATCACGTACCTTTATGTGCTCAGTTTCCGATTTTATTTAATCTAGAACGAAAAAAGATGGCGACTGTGGCGGAACGAATTGTTTGGAATAATGGTAATTGTGAATGGAAGTTTGTTTGGATGAGGGCCTTGGATACCGTGGCTGAGACCGAGGAATTGAGGAGGCTCACAACCTGCCTTCACTCGGTTGTTTTGGCGGATAGAGAGGATTCATGGATGTGGATGCTGCAGTCGTCGGGCTCTTTCAATGTTAAGAGCTTGAGAGTGCACCTTCAAGCACGGTATGGCTATTAGGCAAATACGGACTTCTGGTGGAATAATTGGATCCCGCTGAAGGTAAATTTTCTAGCTTGGCGATCGGTCAGGAACCGTTTACCAACAAGAATGGCTTTAGCGCAGCGGAGTATTCACGTGCCAGACACTAACTGCGAATTATGCGGTGATTATGCGGAAACTTTAGATCACTTATTTGCAGCATGTTCATTCTCACATCAGGTTTGGGATGGTATCTTGGGTGGTGTCGCATAAGATCCTATTTCTTTTTTGGGACAAAAGATATCTTAGATCTGACAAATCATTTGCGCGGAACAACTAGGTGGAAAAAACTAATTAATTTGATTCTGCAAACAACTTTATGGGGGATCTGGAGGCATCGAAATGAAAGGGTTTTTAATAATAAGAGGCCTAGGATTGAAGGGGTTATTGAGGAGGTTAAGGTACTGTCGTTTTTGTGGGCACGGAATCGAGCTAAAGTGCCTTCTCTCACGTGGGATAGATGGGCTTCTTTTGATGTTTCATGTATGGTGAATTGATGCCTGTCTTTTTTATGTTGGTGTATATAATTTCTGGCTAACGTTTTGGTTAGCCACATTTATATAATAATCGAATTTGttggccattcaaaaaaaaaaaacacttggTTGGCAGTTAAACACGGGATAGATAATAACTAATGACAATAGCAATAGATAGTAGAGGCAATACAATAAAAAAAACATGAACATCATTAAGTACAAATATATGAGATAGTCCGATGAACTACTTATATATCTTTTGATTAATAATCTAATATTAATATAACGAAAATTACATAAGAATGGTAGGTAAACAGACGACTAGCTGCGCCGCAACACCCTTTTGAATAACAAATCGAATTATACCGAAACCAAAACCCTGGTTCCTCGACGTCGAGAAATTGCTATGCACGACCTTCTGCACAATGTCCAGGAAACCGACAGCTTCTGGAGCAAAGAAACCAAAAATATTAAAGATAGGGGACGAAGACATGTTTTATATCCAGCCATTGTAAACACAAAAGTAAAGCGCCTATCTAGCAAAAGATCGTTTAACAGCTCAGACCATCCATGAGTAAAAACACAGCTATCAGACAATCCATCTAGTAAAAGATCGTTTAGTTGCTGCACCACCTTTGAATGTTTTGCCATAAAATTGCCTCCAGTATTCATCAGCCATGACCTAAAAAGTGATGagaatttaaattaaaaaaagacACACAATAAAAAAAGGATATTCAACTAACTGATGGTATAATGTATACTACTTACAATTACGTCAGCATCAACTATCATTTTGGAGATAAAAGAGTTATCGTGAACACATGATTTAAAGATTGAAACAAAGCATGAGTATGGTCCGAAAGCCTGGAACAAAAGATAGTCAATTTGTTTAAACCAGTATCCCGAACAACTTCGGTGAATCCGTCACCAAGCACAGGGCCCAAACCAGTCTTTTTTAATCTTATAATCCATAACTTGTCACCATCAACAATCTTAACAGATTCACTGTATGGTGGTTGCTCTCCCCACATTTATGTAGCAAAGTCATTTGGTATTTcccatatgtaaaaaaaaaacacatataaGTATAAACATACCACAAAAATtggatcatcatcatcaattaGCTTTAAGAATGAAGAACTATTGTTAGTGGGATCCATATCTGCAATTTAAATATCAACGGTTTCAAAAACGTAACAAcattttatttatagaaataaaaTCAAAATACCGAAAAACCATATCACATCAAAAATAAAGGGGTTTATGAGGGGTTTTAAGTACACTTTTTTGGCTGGTAAAGGGGTTGATCATAAGATGAGCAAGATAGATAGGATTTTGGTTTGCAACGGTTTTTTCAATAGATAGCCGTCAGCATGTTTAAGGGCATTACCTAGAGCGCTTTCGGACCATTGTCCCCTGCTTTTAAATGTGGTTGATACTAATTTCGGGCCAAAACCTTTTAGATGGTTTAACTCGTGGCTTAGCAGGAAAGATTGTGAACAGGTTGTGACGGATACGTTAACTGATATTGTTGTTCAAGGTAAGCCAGATGAAGTTTTGAACGCTCAGTTTAGGATATTGAGAAATCGTCTTAAAGAGTGGTGGAAGGAAGTCATTAAAAAGGAAGGGGAACAGATGATCAAATATAAGGAAGAAATGGAAGAATTAGAAAGGGTTTTGGAGAGTAGGGATTTAGAGGAGGAGGAAGTATGGGTCTTAGAAGAATGTCGTAAAGGGGTTGGGTTTTTAAATCTTTGCCAAAATAGAGATTTAAAACAAAAATCTAGAGTGAGGTGGGCGATAGATGGTGATGAGAACTCGGCTTTCTTTCATGGGATTGTTAATGGGAGAAAGGCGTCTAACTCGATCCCGGGGCTTATGGTTGAAGGGGTTTGGATTTCGAAACCGTCTTTGGTTAAAAAGACAGTGTTCGGCCACTTTAGAAGACATTTTGCAGAAGTTAAGAAGGTTAGGCCTGCAGTTAGATGTGATAATATGAAGCGCCTTTCAGTGGAGGATGGTGATAATCTGATTCGGGGGTTTTCCAAAGAGGAGATTAAGGAAGCGGTTTTTGATTGTGGTTCCGACAGAGCCCCGGGTCCGGACGGTTTCAATTTCAGATTTGTGAAGTTTTTTTGGAGCCGGTTAGAAGAGGATTTCATTAAGTTATTTGATCATTTTCATGAGCATGGGGTGTTTAGTAGAGGGTGTAGCTCATCTTTTATTACTTTGATTCCCTAATCTAAAATTCCGGTGGGTTTGTCAGATTATAGACCCATTACCTTAGTGGGGATTATTAGTAAAGTCATTTCCAAGGTCCTTGCTAGTCGTATGAAGGGCATTTTGGAAAAGACTATTTCGGGGACTCAGTCAGCATTCCTCAAGGGGAGATTTATTTTAGATGGTCCGCTTTTGATCAATGAGACTATTGGATGGTTGAAAAACATGGGAAAGAGGGCGTTTTTATTGAAGTTGGATTTTGAAAAGGCGTATGATAATGTGAACTGGGGTTTTTTATTGTCTTCTTTGGATAATATGGGATTTCCGGGTAGATGGTGTTCTTGGGTCAAGGGTATTCTTGAATCGGCCCATTCGGCGGTTTTGGTTAACGGGTCCCCCACGTTTGAGTTCCAATGTGAAAAGGGGTTCGACAGGGTGACCCGTTATCTCCCTTTCTTTTCTTGGTTGTCATGGAGGTGCTTCATTATTTTATAGATAAAGCGGTTGGATTGGGAGAATTTAAAGGTGTTGATATAGGGAGCGGGGATAAGACGATATCCCACCTGTTCTATGCGGACGATGCATTGATCGTTGGAGAATGGTCTAAGAGTAATGTGGATCAGGTTGCCAGAATTCTTCGTGTTTTTCATATGTGTTCAGGTTTGAAAATTAATTTACATAAATCCTATATTTATGGTATTGGTGTGATTGATACGGAGGTGGAGAGCTTGGCAACTCTTCTTGGGTGTAGGGTGGGTTCTTTGCCTTTTGATTATTTGGGGATTCGGGTCGGGGCCAATATGAACCGGGTTTGCCATTGGAATACGGTCCTTGAAACCATTCAATACAGGCTTTCTTCTTGGAAGGCGAAGACTTTATCTATGGGGGGTAGGTTGACTCTTATAAAGTCGGTTCTTTCGAGTTTACCAATTTACTATCTATCCCTCTATAAGGCTCCAGTACTTGTATTGGAACAAATGGATAGATTTATGAGGAATTTTTTGTGGGCCGGCTCGGATGATATAAAAAAGTTTCATTGGGTTGCTTGGGATGACATTACTAAACCAAAAAGAAGGAGGGTTGGGTATTTCAAGGATGGTGGATGTTAATTTGGCGCTTCTAGCTAAATGGGCTTGGAGATTTTCTTTAGAGGTAAATTCTAAATGGAGAGGCATCATTGAAGCGATACATGGTGGTAGGGGCCTGTGGAGCTTTCTCCCGGTCAAGAGATCTATTCCGGGTTGCTGGAAGTCTATCGTTAATGTATTGGATAAAGTCCGTCTCCCGGATAAATCTTTGCATCAAATGATTAAAGGGACGGTTGGGGTTGGGAATGGGACTGTTGTTCGTTATTGGTTTGATATTTGGATTGGCGATGTGACCTTGAAGAACAGATGGCCTTGCTTATATAGTTTAGATCGAAACAAAGGGTGTAGGGTCATGGACCGGTTTAAACCGAATGGGGTAGGGCTGCTGTTTGCAGGTAATTGGAGGAGACAGCCTACATCAGTTGAAGAATTATCGGAGATGCAGGATCTGGTGCGTCTCTTACACGGGTTTAAACTTGCCGATAGAGAAGACAGGTGGGTGTGGAATGATGGGGCTAAGGGTCCTTTCTCGGTGGCCGattgtaaaagaattttaaaaacTAATGTTTCAGCGGTTAATGGGAAGCTTGGGTCCCGTTAAAAATCAATCTTCTTTCGTGGCGGGCCGGTAGGTATAAACTGCCTACTCGGGTGGCGTTGATACGACGAAGAGTCAACATTCCAGATTCGCTATGTCCTTTTTGCAGCCTGTGTGACGAAGACGTTAATCACTTGATGGTTGGGTGTGGTCTCGCATACGGCATGTGGAGTTCGATATGCAAGTGGTGTAAGTTAGACCCATTCTTTGCTTATGATTATGATGATGTGTTAAAGTTATATAAAAATGTGCATGTTGGCAAGTGGCGGAAAAAGATCGTTAGAGGCATTGTAATGACTACGACTTGGGCTATTTGGAACGCTAGGAATGAGAAGATATTTCGAAACAAAGGTATCAAAGTGGCGGATGTCGTGGCTGAGGTGAAGTCCAAGACTTTTTTATGGCTAAAGTATAGGTCGAAATATAAAGACATTGTTTGGAATGATTGGGCTTCCTATCCGTTGTACATGTGTATTTAGTTTTGGCGGTTCTCGGTTTTGAGAGCTTGCCGTTTTTTAATGAAAgttaatgttaaaaaaaatatcaaaaataaagaaaataaggaATTTATTACCGAGATAAGAAATAATTAAAGAATTTAGCCTAGTTTTCctttcatttcctttctttccttccttaaatgaaactcgggaacgcaacatgttttattttcctttcttttccttccttaaatgaaactctgaaacacaaaatatttttactttcttttgttttctttcctttccttccgttagtaaactctggaacacagtgtTAGATTTGAAAAAGAAACGGAACATATCGATAAATCCATAAACCATACCGATCAAAAAAACacgaaacaaaaacaaaaattaactaaCCTGGATTGATTCACAAAGCATCCCAGTCCGATAGTGACATAAAATTTACGGTTCATCAtgaaaaactaaataaaaaataaatcagTTACTATCATACTGAAAGAACAAATACAAAAAATCCATCATACTATTCAAATCGGATAATTTACATGATCATCCACAAAACACTATGATACTATTTATTTtgcaaaacaaaagaaacaaaatatCATCAAATCTTGCGATTAAACATACACACTACATAAAGCATCATCTCGGATTAACATACCTACAATCAATGTTCACAGAtctacaaaaagaaaaaaaagaacaaTAACGAACTTAGTATCAATCGAATGTGTTTGTAAAAAAATCAACATATGTATAATCGAACAACACAAAGAAACAATATTTAGCTTCGATTTGCTATATTTACCTTTGATTTTGATCAAATCTTGTATAACCAGTGAGACCTTGAAGGATTGTAGAAGAAAGAGAAGACCGGAAGAGAGAAAATTGAGATGTCGGTAGGTGAGATGCAAAGAACAATAATTGAGACCTAATTTATTGGATCCAAATAAGGTAAGTGGGTGTGTTTGGAAACTGAATTATCTGACCCGAAAGAATACGGATCCCGCGTCCAATTGTGAGACAAATTGTGAATTTAGAATTTTAGAATCCATTCCCTCCCAAACTCACAATACACCTCCACCATAGGTTGCCAAATCATCAAAAAGCTCCACCATCACATGCCACATGGCTCAAATCCATCACATCtattctatactatataataaaagaaacctgttttaaGACATTTGttattctctcatttaattgattaaaattattaataatactaaaaataataatatttaatctaaattaatacaaactAGATGCTTTAcgtatatataatttaataaccATTTTAGCTCCATGGATAATTTTAACAGATTTcatcaatttttattaaaattcttattattaataatattaatttaatcaaatctaaaatctaatataatacatttttttattatcaataatatttaatcaaatctaataagaattcatacgaattccaaagttgatattaactttcaaataattaaaaaaaatccgcctaacatcacaaatgtttctgttaaattcgattaattaatttgttcaataatcactattatctttatcattcagtacggttaaccgatttatcataaTACAACCTCCCACCTATTCAATTATATGATTTacaatcttatattaactaaataaataaagattaatattcaatcttatcctactttaaatataaaaaaatccgttagtttttttaaatatattttttttaattatttggtatataaaatcatatttattcaacccatgtaatacacgggggtttttaaaaatatagctttttttaggaaaattggtttttaataaaccaacctttgccccattggtaaataataatcctacctacgtaattggtatacaataatcctacctatcaacatattggtactcaatgaactttcgttaattttttttaactgcagttagtttttaagttttatttactACACAAACAGTCCCTATATTTGTAAACTATATAACTTTGAAGTTCATAAATAAATTTAATTACACCCCCCTCTTGATAACAGATCGGCAGCCGCATGGGAGCCGGCACCGGTTAACAGGCCGGCGGCGGTTGTCCAACCGACGACACCCCCCTCCCTCCTTCTCGGTTCTCGGTAACCCACACTCCGGTGTCGTCTATATCCGGTAACCACAACATCCACAGCCAAACACCCCTTCGACTCAAGATGAGAAAAGAaacggagttagtcgtcaaggtaaggaaatcactcccatcttgatgatatgtctccacttattgttacaaggggtataaataaaattatgtgaaatcatgtatgtgaataatgtataaatgtatgacAAAGTATTTGTACGATATATGAGTAAAagtgaaatttcaaaaataattcgaattcgaaaagagggaataggtgagacttggtcataatgtttgtttaagaaaattgttttcatgaaattgatcacatagtATAATGCgtcacatagcataaagagtTCAATTTGATTTTGCATAGCATAAAAGGTTAAGACGTCtcatatagcatagtcatgagtttcacatagcataacatgaataaatgaAAGCATCGTAATTTAGTTTGTTCatgagggattattattgtttgtgattgcgataacgtgcgaaatgattaaaacaaaatttgaaatgaacgaacgttcaagtataaaatcacatataaattgagatacataaaagagaggctcaataaaacattggattgtttcgggtagagaaacgtcgactattccaaagtgggtcgaaagttctttcgaattagagatattgtgctttggcctataagtaagatactctcgtcgagaagcgattaacggtatcttacccttccggttactacacatctctaaatgattgaaacattggGGACTTTGGTGagaataaaaatcgaggaatgggacttaatcgacgagatgcgggtttcacccctaacttgacgatttcgtaccctaaatgtggttggtactcgttgatcaaaaataaaattttgacactttgacgagggtccactagagttgaaatggaaattaccattaagttgtggatatcactcctagcttaatggtgaaatttcgtgcaaaaatagtttaaggtagaatgagagtcgtttaccaaattgtgggtttcacgcctattttggtaaattcttctcgttgatgttacaagagtataaaaatagcataagtgtattcgtgttagccttaggaaaggcatataaatttaatcaaaagtatagctaggaagcatgcatggtagagtacaaaagttttaaacaacaaataagaggcaaaaattcctagaactatagattagggcaaaagcatggcaatttttcctaattccctatagttatggctctgataccaatctgtcacaccccaaccgatggcggaaacatcgggatgagacgaagtgtgtatagattgcaagagacgtcataacactatgtgacaatatgtaattaaattcaaatttcattgcaatactaaatgtcatacaagattcaaaaagaaataacaacattgtttcataacataacataacaataaaagatagattaatctaggtgtgtatctagtccaccctaaatcttgtttcgtcttgaatatcatctcaataattaacctgcaacatgtattaaaatagagttcaatgcaaaagcaaaggtgagtatacaagtttgactacatagcataatagaataaaaactcatatccaacatgttacataGTGAATAAaattactagcaatgcaattttggcgtactatatgatcaaacccatgaatacaacgcataaaatagcctaatcccaatagtttagcggggtggtaatgtttaacttaacaatacccaatagAATAGCGGGcagggcgttaatcctatagcgctataattgttaaggtgggctagcaaagttaatgagcatataacgttccaaatcgttcatagagcatacaagcatagcaaatattcacaatagtttcatgtcacgttcatagatagagtatgttttgtttaagcataagagttgttttgaataggtatacatgttgcatcccaaaatgtaaaggggaaaaagggatcgagtatactcacggtttacaagtcttgacttggagATCCGAGAATAAGCttggtggatgatttagcttagagcacctagtccttctacacgaggaaacgtaggtgtgtgagtttggcgtttacagAAGATTTAGAATATGGAATAACTTAGCATAAAGAAAATATATGTGTATAAAAATAGTCATCTTTTAAACCTTATAACCATCATATGACACTAGGTAACCAATATGtttatttaatgtttttcatgggtagtttacccattagaatcatattaaggtttaggtcttggatgatgttctacttctttaacatgtaaacataagtttaacatcaaaggttcgaatgagtacGTGCTTATACTTAGGTACATATTATTTAGGTCCGatatttcaagtaggaggtagaagaatAAATCTCCGTTTAGGCACCTCTAGTTACaaggatgtcatgtatggggtaggaagactaagcttccatttaggcccccctttgatgttcaccacttcacttgatgtaaagacaaccaaggagggtcacgaactaaggtttatacaagtatgtaaaataaactaaactaatagaaatcatcaaatcatgtgaggattgtatgtttggacaacccaagttattccataatcactcatgcatcaaagtctaagtttgacatgacttgtgggttaaaaccctaaacaaaacaccaagtttatgaggtttaatcctctgatttttaagtgtctcaaccttgtttttaagcttaaccaaccacgagaagtgttgtaagcattaggacataggtgtgAGATGAGTAGGCTCAAGTTTgataagaaataacaagttgttgattaataataaacaaaacagaaagtttcaGTCCATtatagggcaaatccaagcatgattcttccaaggaaaaaccaaggattcaaacccaaggacataacaaagcaataggaagaagaaccaagtgatttggttgagaaatgagcaagttacactcacttttgtgaagatacaagaatctgtccaaaactcagatttactgcagatttGAGAGTAattttgtgaagattagagagttgtgaaagtgtaaaatgggttggagaaggtgggtatttataatggaagagTTTAGAgttgattggaggtgattagaggtggattaaaggtgattgggtgagttggattaatgggatttcgtgcacaacagctcaagaaacacacattctgccgaaacaGGGGCCTAGCGTGACGCGAGGGGGCTtggcgtcacgcggcgccctaGTTCCGACAAGTTTCATTTTTCTGCACTTTGGCCCCTGAAGTTTAGGTTTGATCCTTTTTTATGCATTTTtga belongs to Helianthus annuus cultivar XRQ/B chromosome 5, HanXRQr2.0-SUNRISE, whole genome shotgun sequence and includes:
- the LOC110942726 gene encoding uncharacterized protein LOC110942726 codes for the protein MKGILEKTISGTQSAFLKGRFILDGPLLINETIGWLKNMGKRAFLLKLDFEKAYDNVNWGFLLSSLDNMGFPGRWCSWVKGILESAHSAVLVNGSPTFEFQCEKGFDRVTHKAVGLGEFKGVDIGSGDKTISHLFYADDALIVGEWSKSNVDQVARILRVFHMCSGGLGISRMVDVNLALLAKWAWRFSLEVNSKWRGIIEAIHGGRGLWSFLPVKRSIPGCWKSIVNVLDKVRLPDKSLHQMIKGTVGVGNGTVVRYWFDIWIGDVTLKNRWPCLYSLDRNKGCRVMDRFKPNGVGLLFAGNWRRQPTSVEELSEMQDLVRLLHGFKLADREDRWVWNDGAKGPFSVADCKRILKTNVSAVNGKLGSR